One Bacillus oleivorans genomic window carries:
- a CDS encoding GNAT family N-acetyltransferase, translated as MNRESKIIKLTDLDSDHLAKVMSRAFQHQPNFTYIFPNDENRFGLLKFFYSFVLQIGLQFGKVYTTETQDGAAIWISSEKKMAFSGLIKAGMLKMPFIFGWRSFRKSMMLNSELEKTRKQVMPKCHWYLMALGVDTIHQGKGLGSALIIPGISLAEKENLPCYLETFTEKNLAFYKKHDFRIIDKKQVSKDGPHYWVMVRD; from the coding sequence ATGAATCGGGAATCAAAAATTATAAAACTCACTGATTTAGATTCGGATCACTTGGCGAAGGTTATGAGCAGGGCGTTTCAGCACCAACCGAATTTTACTTACATATTCCCAAATGACGAAAATAGGTTTGGTCTATTAAAATTTTTTTATTCGTTTGTTCTCCAAATTGGGTTGCAGTTTGGTAAGGTTTATACAACTGAAACCCAAGATGGTGCCGCTATTTGGATAAGTTCGGAAAAGAAAATGGCCTTTTCTGGCCTTATAAAAGCCGGGATGCTAAAGATGCCTTTTATTTTCGGATGGAGGAGTTTTCGGAAATCCATGATGTTGAATAGTGAATTGGAAAAAACACGTAAGCAAGTCATGCCGAAGTGTCACTGGTACCTGATGGCTCTTGGAGTTGATACAATACATCAAGGAAAAGGATTGGGAAGTGCTTTGATTATACCTGGGATCTCTTTAGCCGAAAAAGAAAATTTGCCATGTTATCTTGAAACATTTACAGAAAAAAATCTCGCTTTTTATAAAAAACATGATTTTCGGATAATAGATAAAAAGCAAGTTTCAAAAGACGGGCCACATTATTGGGTCATGGTGAGGGATTAG
- the groL gene encoding chaperonin GroEL (60 kDa chaperone family; promotes refolding of misfolded polypeptides especially under stressful conditions; forms two stacked rings of heptamers to form a barrel-shaped 14mer; ends can be capped by GroES; misfolded proteins enter the barrel where they are refolded when GroES binds), giving the protein MAKEIKFSEDARRAMLRGVDTLANAVKVTLGPKGRNVVLEKKYGSPLITNDGVTIAKEIELEDAFENMGAKLVAEVASKTNDVAGDGTTTATVLAQAMIREGLKNVTAGANPMGIRKGIEKAVAAAIEELKTISKPIEGKASIAQVAAISADDEEVGQLIAEAMERVGNDGVITIEESKGFTTELDVVEGMQFDRGYASPYMVTDSDKMEAVLENPYILITDKKISSIQEILPVLEQVVQQGKPLLLVAEDVEGEALATLVVNKLRGTFNAVAVKAPGFGDRRKAMLEDIAVLTGGEVITEDLGRDLKSATISSLGRAAKVVVTKENTTIVEGAGDAAAISSRVNQIRVQLEETTSEFDKEKLQERLAKLAGGVAVIKVGAATETELKERKLRIEDALNSTRAAVEEGIVAGGGTALVNVYNKVASIQAEGDVQTGINIVLRALEEPVRQIAHNAGLEGSVVVERLKKEEIGIGFNAATGEWVNMIDAGIVDPTKVTRSALQNAASVSAMFLTTEAVVADIPEEKGAPAMPDMGGMGGMM; this is encoded by the coding sequence ATGGCTAAGGAAATTAAATTTAGCGAAGATGCACGCCGTGCGATGCTTCGCGGTGTAGATACTTTAGCAAATGCGGTAAAAGTAACATTAGGACCAAAAGGACGTAACGTTGTTCTTGAGAAAAAATACGGTTCTCCGCTTATTACAAATGATGGTGTAACGATTGCGAAAGAAATTGAATTAGAAGATGCATTCGAAAACATGGGAGCAAAGCTTGTTGCTGAAGTAGCAAGCAAAACAAATGATGTAGCCGGTGACGGAACAACTACTGCTACTGTTCTAGCTCAAGCTATGATCCGTGAAGGGCTTAAAAACGTTACAGCTGGTGCGAACCCAATGGGAATCCGTAAAGGGATTGAAAAAGCAGTTGCTGCAGCTATTGAAGAATTAAAAACTATTTCTAAACCAATCGAAGGCAAAGCTTCCATCGCACAAGTTGCAGCGATCTCTGCTGATGACGAAGAAGTAGGTCAATTAATCGCAGAAGCAATGGAACGCGTTGGCAACGATGGCGTTATCACAATCGAAGAATCTAAAGGATTTACAACTGAATTAGATGTAGTAGAAGGTATGCAATTCGACCGCGGATATGCTTCTCCATACATGGTAACTGATTCAGACAAAATGGAAGCTGTTCTTGAAAATCCTTATATCTTAATTACAGACAAGAAAATTTCTAGCATTCAAGAAATCTTGCCAGTTCTAGAACAAGTTGTGCAACAAGGTAAACCTCTATTACTAGTTGCTGAAGATGTTGAAGGGGAAGCTCTTGCAACATTAGTAGTTAACAAGCTTCGCGGAACATTCAATGCTGTTGCGGTTAAAGCTCCAGGATTCGGTGACCGTCGTAAAGCGATGCTTGAAGACATTGCTGTTTTAACTGGCGGTGAAGTGATTACAGAAGATTTAGGCCGTGACCTAAAATCTGCAACCATTTCTTCACTAGGACGCGCAGCTAAAGTTGTGGTAACGAAAGAAAACACAACAATCGTTGAAGGTGCTGGAGACGCAGCAGCTATCTCTAGCCGCGTGAACCAAATCCGTGTTCAATTAGAAGAAACTACTTCTGAATTCGATAAAGAAAAACTTCAAGAGCGTCTTGCTAAATTAGCAGGTGGCGTAGCTGTCATCAAAGTTGGTGCTGCTACTGAAACTGAGCTAAAAGAACGCAAACTTCGCATTGAAGATGCATTGAACTCAACTCGCGCTGCTGTTGAAGAAGGTATCGTTGCTGGTGGTGGTACTGCCCTAGTCAACGTTTATAACAAAGTAGCTTCTATCCAAGCTGAAGGCGACGTACAAACGGGTATCAACATCGTGCTTCGTGCCCTTGAAGAACCAGTTCGTCAAATCGCTCACAACGCTGGCCTAGAAGGATCTGTTGTCGTTGAACGCTTGAAGAAAGAAGAAATCGGCATTGGCTTCAACGCAGCAACTGGCGAATGGGTAAACATGATTGACGCTGGTATTGTTGACCCAACTAAGGTAACTCGTTCTGCTCTTCAAAACGCGGCTTCTGTATCTGCGATGTTCTTGACAACTGAAGCAGTTGTGGCTGACATTCCTGAAGAAAAAGGTGCACCTGCAATGCCTGACATGGGTGGAATGGGCGGTATGATGTAA
- the groES gene encoding co-chaperone GroES, which yields MLKPLGDRVVIELVESEEKTSSGIVLPDTAKEKPQEGKVVAVGTGRVLDNGERVTLEVSEGDRIIFSKYAGTEVKYQGKEYLILRESDILAVVE from the coding sequence TTGTTAAAACCACTTGGTGATCGCGTAGTAATTGAGCTTGTCGAGTCTGAAGAAAAAACATCCAGCGGTATCGTTTTACCAGATACTGCAAAGGAAAAGCCTCAAGAAGGGAAGGTTGTAGCTGTAGGAACTGGCCGTGTTCTAGATAATGGTGAGCGTGTTACGCTAGAAGTTTCCGAAGGCGATCGCATCATTTTCTCCAAATATGCTGGTACAGAAGTGAAATACCAAGGTAAAGAATATTTAATTTTACGCGAATCTGATATTTTAGCAGTCGTTGAATAG